Genomic DNA from Porites lutea chromosome 4, jaPorLute2.1, whole genome shotgun sequence:
ACAACATTAttctcacccccccccccccccccccctccacctcTCCATACTGAAattatggttcaattttatccttggtctaaattttattttcttttgtttcaaactcattatcacacattaccatacccaaaaacctACCTGCCTACCTTGGCAACAACTAACCTCGGTTGTTGATtctggagactctctattttTAACGTCCCCCCTCTCCCCAACTGTCAACAGCCCCAATAAACCCACTACCGGTCGGAAAATAAATCAAGTAAACAAGATCATCGCGTTGCTTTGTGCTGCTCAATAgtgttcatttaaaaaaaattgaaaaaaaattgaaaaaaaaaaaattaaacactttGAAGAGGAAGCTACAGTAGGCTAACTAGACAGTACATTGTACATTTGTTCTTTGTTCATGGACGAAATTACAGAAACTCATCAGTGACAAGTTCTGTTCAATTTCTACATTACAGATTTACCACAGCAATTAAACTCAACTGATTGTGGTGTATTGTCTGTATGGTACACTGTAGGTTTTGCTATTTCATCACCTTTGCAatgaagattattgaatggAAAGTCATTCATTATGCAATTCCATCAAAATAAATGTGAACTTTTAAGTATTATCcatcaaaacaattttcatacatgtacatcactACTGTTACTGATTAGTTTCCAGAGTACCTCAGTAGGGGGATAATGCCCAACTATAAACAGGtattaaaacagttaaaagttCAGACACCGTTGATGAAAAGAAGTTAGTTTCACAGTATTCTACCCCCTTCGAAATACAAGTCTATTTTTACTCTAAGACCTTGGATATTACCTAATACTCTTTTGTCTCTACTCTTTTATCTTTTCAGGATTTCCAAAACATGATCAAGCAATAGCTGTTGCAAACGTTTTTATAATAAACTTAAAGTACCAGGtgcagatccaggatttttgAATGGTGGGTTGATGATACCAATCGGCCATCAAACTATACGTTATTAAGTTGAAGGTGTTGCACTTTTGTCCCAAAGCATGCCGATTTAGGAAGGACGATGGTTGGTTAGCTTCACAAATTTTTTGCCTTCCACGTATTTCCATTTATTTCCCCAAGTATTATATTTTTTGGTAGACTGTTCTAAAAAAGGGTGGCTAGCCACTCAATGCACCCCTCCTGGATCCAAACACTGACACATATACTACCAATTATTGTTGATGAGTGGAGAAAACAAAGCTTGAAAGCAACTCCAAACTCATCGTGCTCCTTAATAATTAAGTAACACAAGAAATCTAACgagcaaattattttatctcaggtaatttttgttttccatttgtttcaACGTTATTAGCattcattaccataccccaaaacaaaagaaaaacaaaaattaccggagataaaaaactaactttcaaaacactttCAAATGACGATGAATGAAAATATTCCTATACAGTTATCCTAAGCTTTCTCGAtcttatctccaagcaagcgagactgaacGCTGCTGCAGGCGCGTTCTTGTCTTTTATCAAATCATGGTAAGACGTTAAGGTCTCTAAATAAAGGCCCCGAGGGGGTTTCTCATGTTTTGTCTAGGATTACTCTGGCGCATCGTTTCTGTAAATTGATTACGTCTTGGACGTGCGGCTTCGGTTTGCTTCATGTCCTCAAGACAATAACCCCCGTAGTCAAGTATTAGCTGGATAAGTGAGTTGTAAAACAAACTTCTCAGCTTTCAGTCACAGAAATGTATCTGTTTTTTCAAAAGGCGAAGTCGCTTTCCTATATTCGATACCGTTGTTTAAAACCAGTTGTCTATCTTTATGCCAGGTAATTTAGTATCGGCTACAGAATCAAGCTGAACCTCAACTGTTCTCACATTAAGATTTCTGCCGTTCAAGCAGTTAGCCCCATCTTATGCTGTAGACAATCtcttagactttcaaaaaagtccttcgtcggatttcatatggAGCGGGACGAAGGACTTTTCATACTTGATTGGCGCCAATTTTACCGACCCAAAAACGGGTCGGTGCGCTTGGACCAATCAGAGTAGCTCCCAAGGACCCTTGGGGATAAAGCTGTCACTCACATGTACTAAGCACACTGAAACGTGACTTGCGGTTTgtctcataagctcgtgatagtgtgataCATGACCTTATAGTTTTGCTCTAACGAGGATATTTCCCAGCGATTTTGCTCTTTTATATGAAATGATGAGAAGCTTGTTGTATATTTCTCTTAGTAGTGGTTGATCTTCAGGACTCCATGTAGGGTCTTCATCACACTCAAACTCCTCATACGCGTCGTCCTGCATTTCCTGCTCATCTTCTGATTCATCCTCTAGCCCTAACTCTGTCTCATTTGTTACTGGCCATGGATCAGTTTGAATAGCTTAAACAAATGGAATTAAAGAAATTCTATCaccattaaaattttaattattattaaataatcaaatattgataaaatataataaaaatataaagataGGCAGTTATGCCTATATGACTCATCAACATCAATTATTGTTGACGCACCAGCATTCACCATCAGCAACTGCTTCGGCTCTTGTATGCTCTTAAAGGTTTCAACCCACTGATCTTGGAGATTAACTTACTCTTCAGTCTTGTGACTTTGCGCCTTAACTGAGTCACCTCACTCCTCAGGGTTTTGCATGTTGTGCAATTCCCAGCATGTCCAGTTGGAGTAtcctacaaaaaacaaactttcaaCATTAATACAGGCTGTAATAACAAGACTTTagaatttttgtgttttagtATTGTTGTAAAATAACTGCACATGTAGTTTTCCATTGTTATGATAATACAAAGATGCAAATAAACATTAATTAGAGTTATGCGCCTACCATAGAAACCTGTTTAAGTTCAGGAATCGTTAATGATTCATCAATCTGCATAACTTCATCCATATCCTGCACTTTTTCGATTCCCTGAGCCTCCAGGATCTGCATGGTCTCAGTAACCTCATCAGTGCCTGAAATCCCTTGGCTCTCGAGAGCTGTCTTATCACCAGGAGTACCTAGGACCTCTGAAGCCATCTCAGCATCAACACTTATCTCACCCGTCTCAGTCTCAGGGATGCAGCCCTCCTTTTCAGGATTTACCTCAAACAAAGAACCCTGACTTGTATTCAGAACACCCTCGACTTCTGGAGACTCCTCAGGGTTGAGATTGGGAGCCCCCATAGTGTCAGCACTCTCCTCAGGTGTAGAACTTCCTTTCAAAGAGATCACCTCTTCTTCAGGATTGTCTTCTTCCTCTGTATCCTCATTAGTAGTTTGACCAGCCAGAATTTCATTTAGTagctaaaaatgaaaataggcACGGCCATTTTTTATATCTCCCcttcaaaacaagtttaaatttgagCTTTATGtcgatgttttcaaaactagaaATGGAAGCAAGGTTTAACCACATCTTTGCCTTAAAATGTATGCATCATTTGCAGACAGTGAAAATAGCATtaaaatacaaacgaaaaaaaaaaaaacccgcaaACAGTAACTGAACTTATATAATGTAGAAATCAGACTAAGTCCATTTTTGGTCGTTTTAAAAGACTCGCGTGTAACTCTTAATTTGCTATAAGATTTCTTGGAGGGAAGTTTGGAGTACTGTCAAATCTCAAAGTAACAGCAAGATAATCTCTCAAAAAAATAGAGAGCCGGATTCCTATGTAGCTtcactttttctaaattttacgCTTGAGTGGAAAGGTCTGGGAATTGGGGAATTGACTTCACGTCCACTCAGCGCAAATGCCCGTTTTACTATAACTATGAGAAGAAAGCAGAAAAGTATGAAAACACATGCAACAATATGGGAAGTCCAAATAGTCAGAGCATTCATTACACGAATATTGAACAACGATGCCAGAAAAAATCATGTCACAGGTAAATGGGGAAATAAATATAATGGTGATAAAAAGCACAGCGCAAATACATTGTAATTTCACTCACCGATCGTCGACTCCGCTTTGATAGGTCTTGATAGTGTTTGAGAGGATTTTTTCCAAATGGTTGGAAACGTCCCCTTCTTCAAATTccttttcatgtctttcatcGGAAAAGCAAGCGTAAAACAATCCCTTGTAAAATGCTCCGATCACACGACAAATTTTCCCACTGGGTTGAAATCCTTCCGATGAATGGACACGAACCTTTTCCACGTTAATCGAACGCTGCCCGAATCAGGAGAACTATGAATAGAAATCCCCAATTCATCGTTCTTTACGTTTCCACAGTCCTGAACAATACAACGTCTACCAGGCATACTTTCgctttaagtaaaaaaaagcgaagaaagcacgaggagccgcaagggGTGATATTTTTGCTCGGCATCTGgcggcacatcaaagaatttggaattgaagggcaaattcctagaatatcttcgccagttaagctagagaaaaggtgttaaaaaacctcaggatccaaaacaacacgtcaatcaaaatatcacttagaccttttcgctaatgaagagctatcacgcggctaagcttgaattagacatatattgaaataggaactcgtgtcaataaagtatcagaagtgagtgggaatcgctcctggttaaaaaactggttcacagggaTATGCATCTCTTCTAGTTAAGAGAAGGGAATCAGAACTGCTTTTCATGCAGGAACAGGTTTTCTTCGGGCTaactacaaaacttcagcttatttcactccttgacattgtcaaagcgcattttgtaaagataactttttccgctttatcagcttttttttatattctattccattaatgtttaacctccctcaaaaagccaaataat
This window encodes:
- the LOC140934644 gene encoding uncharacterized protein, whose amino-acid sequence is MGAPNLNPEESPEVEGVLNTSQGSLFEVNPEKEGCIPETETGEISVDAEMASEVLGTPGDKTALESQGISGTDEVTETMQILEAQGIEKVQDMDEVMQIDESLTIPELKQVSMDTPTGHAGNCTTCKTLRSEVTQLRRKVTRLKTIQTDPWPVTNETELGLEDESEDEQEMQDDAYEEFECDEDPTWSPEDQPLLREIYNKLLIISYKRAKSLGNILVRAKL